From the genome of Silurus meridionalis isolate SWU-2019-XX chromosome 20, ASM1480568v1, whole genome shotgun sequence, one region includes:
- the LOC124402856 gene encoding uncharacterized protein LOC124402856 isoform X1 — MWQQRPFLGWLQSTRAKNVQRPVVKWDRVTTAGQGVTSHITKSPRSCAHCGIMDPDLILRPCAACKQTLYCSKACQANHWTNHKEQCNQYSNVNAAMPKRKLEVCKPTCTSFVGKQCLVQCYIQGQLVDALWDTESQVCIVDELWKNEHLENFRLRNVAEVVDAPGGLVAANGQDIPFTGWIEVTFGLASNESKTKELVIPVLVMRGRQLGHPIIRYNVIEQMMNNKELTQPITTESLKPVLPSVEREKVQAFVERVHAETPCEYFVKTTKGNVHVPKHTSVQIECRRLMSVSSQEGKCKQSEVNLRYQERCRTPAS; from the exons ATGTGGCAGCAGCGACCATTTCTCGGCTGGTTGCAGAGCACGAGGGCCAAAAATGTACAGAGACCAGTCGTTAAATGGGACCGGGTCACCACCGCGGGACAGGGAGTGACCAGCCATATAACAAAGTCCCCACGAAGCTGTGCACATTGTGGCATCATGGATCCTGACCTCATATTGCGACCATGTGCCGCCTGTAAGCAGACATTGTATTGCTCCAAAGCATGCCAAGCTAATCACTGGACAAACCATAAGGAACAATGCAATCAATACTCTAATGTAAATGCTGCAATGCCAAAAAGGAAACTAGAAGTATGCAAGCCCACCTGTACTTCTTTTGTTGGGAAGCAGTGTCTTGTACAGTGTTACATCCAAGGCCAGCTTGTTGATGCATTATGGGATACAGAATCTcaagtgtgtatagtggatgAGCTGTGGAAAAATGAACACTTAGAAAATTTCAGATTGAGAAACGTTGCAGAGGTAGTTGATGCGCCTGGAGGACTTGTGGCAGCGAATGGACAGGACATTCCCTTTACAGGATGGATAGAAGTAACTTTTGGTTTGGCATCAAATgaatcaaaaacaaaagaacttgTCATACCTGTGTTGGTAATGAGGGGCAGACAGCTTG GTCATCCTATTATCAGATACAACGTGATTGAGCAAATGATGAACAACAAGGAATTAACTCAGCCAATCACCACTGAATCTTTAAAACCTGTTCTTCCTAGTgtggaaagagaaaaagtcCAAGCTTTTGTTGAGCGAGTTCATGCAGAGACACCATGTGaatattttgtcaaaacaaCAAAAGGAAATGTTCATGTGCCCAAACACACATCTGTTCAAATTGAATGCAGACGTTTGATGTCCGTTTCGAGCCAGGAAGGAAAGTGCAAGCAATCTGAGGTTAATCTTCGATACCAGGAGCGCTGCAGAACTCCAGCCAGCTAA
- the LOC124402857 gene encoding pituitary adenylate cyclase-activating polypeptide type I receptor-like, with amino-acid sequence MFLNFRVLQKCLSLLAHYPTEKEKLLSNKFTVLNQCMPSNMRLKGFGKFVGLPSFVDKFSRPYEANPFPSKLWCERRSVRPLSYTETLEVTCKSAVAFFQFSILANYFWLLVEGMYLQTLLVLTFVLQRKYFWWYIRTGWGVPSVVLVVWVLTRNFYDNSGCWDDTDNIGMWWIIKGPITASLFANIIIFLNVIRILVEKLKSAGVGGNDTGHFMRLAKSTLFLIPLFGMHYTVFAFLPENTGETARLYIELGLGSFQGFVVALLYCFLNGERTPAPSGP; translated from the exons ATGTTTCTAAACTTTCGTGTTTTGcaaaaatgtctctctctcttggctcattacccgacagagaaagaaaaacttcTTAGCAATAAATTCactgttttaaatcaatgcatGCCATCCAATATGCGACTAAAAGGATTTGGGAAATTTGTTGGCCTCCCCTCTTTCGTGGATAAGTTCAGCAGGCCGTACGAAGCGAACCCTTTTCCGAGCaaactgtggtgtgagagaCGCTCAGTCAGGCCTCTGTCGTACACGGAAACTTTAGAA gTAACGTGTAAATCCGCTGTAGCTTTCTTCCAGTTCAGCATCCTGGCGAATTACTTCTGGTTGCTGGTGGAGGGCATGTACCTGCAGACTCTGCTCGTTCTCACCTTCGTCTTGCAGAGGAAGTACTTCTGGTGGTACATTCGGACTGGATGGG GTGTGCCATCGGTTGTCCTTGTTGTTTGGGTGTTGACACGCAATTTCTATGACAACAGTGG TTGCTGGGATGACACAGATAACATAGGCATGTGGTGGATAATCAAAGGTCCGATAACAGCATCGCTGTTT GCCAACATTATCATCTTCCTAAATGTGATCCGGATCCTGGTTGAGAAGCTCAAGTCAGCCGGTGTTGGAGGCAATGACACCGGCCATTTCAT GAGGTTGGCTAAGTCCACATTGTTCTTGATCCCGCTGTTTGGAATGCACTACACTGTGTTCGCCTTCCTGCCAGAGAACACGGGAGAAACAGCACGACTCTACATTGAGCTTGGCCTGGGTTCcttccag ggcTTTGTGGTCGCTCTTCTGTACTGCTTTCTTAATGGAGAG CGTACTCCTGCACCCTCTGGGCCTTAA
- the LOC124402856 gene encoding uncharacterized protein LOC124402856 isoform X2 → MWQQRPFLGWLQSTRAKNVQRPVVKWDRVTTAGQGVTSHITKSPRSCAHCGIMDPDLILRPCAACKQTLYCSKACQANHWTNHKEQCNQYSNVNAAMPKRKLEVCKPTCTSFVGKQCLVQCYIQGQLVDALWDTESQVCIVDELWKNEHLENFRLRNVAEVVDAPGGLVAANGQDIPFTGWIEVTFGLASNESKTKELVIPVLVMRGRQLGHPIIRYNVIEQMMNNKELTQPITTESLKPVLPSVEREKVQAFVERVHAETPCEYFVKTRKGNVHVPKHTSVQIECRRLMSVSSQEGKCKQSEVNLRYQERCRTPAS, encoded by the coding sequence ATGTGGCAGCAGCGACCATTTCTCGGCTGGTTGCAGAGCACGAGGGCCAAAAATGTACAGAGACCAGTCGTTAAATGGGACCGGGTCACCACCGCGGGACAGGGAGTGACCAGCCATATAACAAAGTCCCCACGAAGCTGTGCACATTGTGGCATCATGGATCCTGACCTCATATTGCGACCATGTGCCGCCTGTAAGCAGACATTGTATTGCTCCAAAGCATGCCAAGCTAATCACTGGACAAACCATAAGGAACAATGCAATCAATACTCTAATGTAAATGCTGCAATGCCAAAAAGGAAACTAGAAGTATGCAAGCCCACCTGTACTTCTTTTGTTGGGAAGCAGTGTCTTGTACAGTGTTACATCCAAGGCCAGCTTGTTGATGCATTATGGGATACAGAATCTcaagtgtgtatagtggatgAGCTGTGGAAAAATGAACACTTAGAAAATTTCAGATTGAGAAACGTTGCAGAGGTAGTTGATGCGCCTGGAGGACTTGTGGCAGCGAATGGACAGGACATTCCCTTTACAGGATGGATAGAAGTAACTTTTGGTTTGGCATCAAATgaatcaaaaacaaaagaacttgTCATACCTGTGTTGGTAATGAGGGGCAGACAGCTTGGTCATCCTATTATCAGATACAACGTGATTGAGCAAATGATGAACAACAAGGAATTAACTCAGCCAATCACCACTGAATCTTTAAAACCTGTTCTTCCTAGTgtggaaagagaaaaagtcCAAGCTTTTGTTGAGCGAGTTCATGCAGAGACACCATGTGaatattttgtcaaaacaaGAAAAGGAAATGTTCATGTGCCCAAACACACATCTGTTCAAATTGAATGCAGACGTTTGATGTCCGTTTCGAGCCAGGAAGGAAAGTGCAAGCAATCTGAGGTTAATCTTCGATACCAGGAGCGCTGCAGAACTCCAGCCAGCTAA
- the LOC124402859 gene encoding tripartite motif-containing protein 65-like isoform X3, whose protein sequence is MYIYIYHISYFRVCCEMAHARVEEQDQFNCAICQEELKDPVTLPCGHNFCKACINGYWDQGVYVCSQCRQSFTRRLVLGTNTMLVYAMDKIKQTAIRAASAPRAESQNVSRSEDQSELKSSAKTMKLTLKKYQEGCSSSRTLCGGKG, encoded by the exons atgtatatatatatatatcatatatcatattttCGAGTTTGTTGTGAAATGGCGCACGCAAGAGTTGAGGAACAGGACCAGTTTAACTGCGCAATCTGTCAGGAGGAGCTGAAGGACCCGGTGACGCTTCCTTGTGGCCACAATTTCTGCAAAGCCTGCATTAATGGCTATTGGGACCAGGGCGTGTATGTCTGCTCTCAGTGCAGGCAGAGCTTCACTAGGAGGCTCGTCCTGGGCACGAACACGATGCTGGTCTACGCGatggataaaataaaacagaccgCGATCCGTGCAGCTTCTGCGCCGAGAGCCGAG AGTCAGAATGTCAGCAGATCAGAAGATCAGAGTGAGCTGAAATCGTCTGCAAAGACCATGAAGCTGACCTTAAAGAAATATCAGGAAG GCTGCTCCAGCTCCCGAACCCTCTGTGGTGGTAAAGGATGA
- the LOC124402859 gene encoding E3 ubiquitin-protein ligase RNF135-like isoform X1, producing the protein MYIYIYHISYFRVCCEMAHARVEEQDQFNCAICQEELKDPVTLPCGHNFCKACINGYWDQGVYVCSQCRQSFTRRLVLGTNTMLVYAMDKIKQTAIRAASAPRAESQNVSRSEDQSELKSSAKTMKLTLKKYQEVFAKMKAMAFNIYSILQKSIESQSQAPNAASTPQAAPAPEPSVVVKDDDEDNDEDDEDA; encoded by the exons atgtatatatatatatatcatatatcatattttCGAGTTTGTTGTGAAATGGCGCACGCAAGAGTTGAGGAACAGGACCAGTTTAACTGCGCAATCTGTCAGGAGGAGCTGAAGGACCCGGTGACGCTTCCTTGTGGCCACAATTTCTGCAAAGCCTGCATTAATGGCTATTGGGACCAGGGCGTGTATGTCTGCTCTCAGTGCAGGCAGAGCTTCACTAGGAGGCTCGTCCTGGGCACGAACACGATGCTGGTCTACGCGatggataaaataaaacagaccgCGATCCGTGCAGCTTCTGCGCCGAGAGCCGAG AGTCAGAATGTCAGCAGATCAGAAGATCAGAGTGAGCTGAAATCGTCTGCAAAGACCATGAAGCTGACCTTAAAGAAATATCAGGAAG TGTTTGCTAAAATGAAGGCCATGGCGTTCAATATATACAGCATTCTGCAGAAGAGTATTGAGAGTCAGAGTCAGGCTCCCAACGCAGCGTCCACACCACag GCTGCTCCAGCTCCCGAACCCTCTGTGGTGGTAAAGGATGATGACGAGGACAACGACGAGGACGACGAGGATGCATAG
- the LOC124402859 gene encoding E3 ubiquitin-protein ligase RNF135-like isoform X2 produces the protein MAHARVEEQDQFNCTICQEELKDPVTLPCGHNFCKACINGYWDQGVYVCSQCRQSFTPRLVLGTNEVLVDAMDKIKQTAIRAASAPRAESQNVSRSEDQSELKSSAKTMKLTLKKYQEVFAKMKAMAFNIYSILQKSIESQSQAPNAASTPQAAPAPEPSVVVKDDDEDNDEDDEDA, from the exons ATGGCGCACGCAAGAGTTGAGGAACAGGACCAGTTTAACTGCACCATCTGTCAGGAGGAGCTGAAGGACCCGGTGACGCTTCCTTGTGGCCACAATTTCTGCAAAGCCTGCATTAATGGCTATTGGGACCAGGGCGTGTATGTCTGCTCTCAGTGCAGGCAGAGCTTCACTCCGAGGCTCGTCCTGGGCACGAACGAGGTGCTGGTCGACGCGatggataaaataaaacagaccgCGATCCGTGCAGCTTCTGCGCCGAGAGCCGAG AGTCAGAATGTCAGCAGATCAGAAGATCAGAGTGAGCTGAAATCGTCTGCAAAGACCATGAAGCTGACCTTAAAGAAATATCAGGAAG TGTTTGCTAAAATGAAGGCCATGGCGTTCAATATATACAGCATTCTGCAGAAGAGTATTGAGAGTCAGAGTCAGGCTCCCAACGCAGCGTCCACACCACag GCTGCTCCAGCTCCCGAACCCTCTGTGGTGGTAAAGGATGATGACGAGGACAACGACGAGGACGACGAGGATGCATAG